The following proteins are co-located in the Noviherbaspirillum sp. UKPF54 genome:
- a CDS encoding DUF6538 domain-containing protein has translation MCTHLAKRGSRYYFRRKIPLDLLPHYKGREVMRSLGTSDRREAERLARIVGVELDREFERLRANHAPKSDGLPDAQPSALATPVVNAISDSGSEPRLLCSGVQRHLSRQEGFRNGLQEVPTTEGSTGTAGAWAARQAQNGQPKAAGALKGKTSFDVLIDKWALGVQPEQNTISRTRMHARRFEEMAGIHTVEEVTRQHAIRFIEQLQQAGQTPQNINMHLASLIKLLNYAVRLDLIKTNEASGLAVKAPSGEKARRSFDLLALKSIFSSPVYTAGHRPKGGGGDASYWIPLLALFTGARLEELCQLHPHDVMQVPYHDEGSENSAWVIRITDDGEGQGLKNAGSRRRVPLHPELERLGFVEYVQQAKAEGRKRIFHKLVPSIDGKESGNFSKWFGRYLRDVCKVADKRMVFHSFRHLFKEVLREAEIPKEINDALTGHESGDVGDKYGGDAYPIRPLVNAIKRYRIPGLILPASWRFSEELVAH, from the coding sequence ATGTGTACGCATCTCGCAAAACGTGGCTCCCGGTACTATTTCCGACGCAAAATCCCCCTAGATTTGCTCCCGCACTACAAAGGCAGAGAAGTCATGCGCTCGCTTGGAACATCCGACAGGCGGGAAGCGGAGCGGCTGGCTCGCATTGTCGGCGTTGAGCTTGATCGAGAGTTCGAGCGACTTCGGGCGAATCACGCACCAAAGAGCGACGGGTTGCCAGATGCTCAACCTTCTGCTCTGGCTACACCGGTAGTAAATGCGATCAGTGACTCTGGCTCAGAACCCAGGCTACTTTGCTCAGGCGTCCAGCGCCATCTTTCCCGGCAGGAAGGCTTCAGGAACGGATTGCAGGAGGTTCCAACGACCGAGGGAAGCACGGGTACTGCAGGAGCATGGGCAGCGCGGCAAGCTCAGAACGGCCAGCCAAAGGCGGCAGGGGCGCTTAAGGGGAAGACCAGCTTCGATGTACTGATTGATAAGTGGGCATTGGGAGTCCAGCCGGAGCAAAACACGATTAGCCGGACGCGGATGCATGCACGCCGATTCGAGGAAATGGCCGGCATTCATACCGTTGAGGAAGTGACGCGGCAGCACGCAATCCGGTTCATCGAGCAGTTGCAGCAGGCAGGGCAAACCCCGCAGAACATCAACATGCACTTGGCAAGCCTGATAAAGCTCCTGAACTATGCAGTGCGTCTTGACCTGATAAAGACGAACGAGGCATCCGGCTTGGCTGTCAAAGCCCCTAGTGGGGAGAAGGCGCGGAGGTCGTTTGATCTTCTGGCGCTTAAGAGCATCTTCAGCAGTCCCGTTTATACCGCAGGACATCGACCGAAGGGTGGCGGCGGGGATGCATCGTACTGGATTCCGCTCTTGGCGCTCTTTACAGGTGCCCGGTTGGAGGAGCTTTGCCAGTTGCACCCTCACGATGTAATGCAAGTGCCTTATCACGACGAAGGCAGCGAGAATTCTGCTTGGGTAATCCGGATTACCGATGACGGCGAGGGTCAGGGACTGAAGAATGCGGGGAGCCGTAGGCGGGTTCCGCTTCACCCGGAGCTTGAGCGATTGGGCTTTGTCGAGTACGTGCAGCAGGCAAAGGCCGAAGGGCGCAAGCGCATCTTCCATAAGCTAGTCCCCAGCATTGACGGCAAGGAGAGCGGGAACTTCAGCAAGTGGTTTGGCCGGTATCTGCGTGATGTTTGCAAGGTTGCAGACAAGCGTATGGTGTTCCACTCCTTCAGGCACTTGTTTAAGGAAGTCCTGCGCGAAGCAGAGATTCCGAAAGAGATTAACGACGCGTTGACCGGGCATGAATCTGGAGATGTCGGGGACAAGTACGGAGGAGATGCTTATCCGATTCGGCCTTTGGTAAATGCGATTAAGCGATACAGGATTCCTGGACTTATACTTCCTGCTTCGTGGAGGTTTTCAGAGGAACTCGTGGCGCACTAG
- a CDS encoding HNH endonuclease signature motif containing protein, with the protein MTAANPIPFSIEELESIFTLDRENGRLIRMNPIQRRKDREDFKADYRYVSIDGTQYFEHRLIWMLANVQHIPPGMDVDHINRDKLDNRPENLRLATTAQNRANIGKQRNNSTGFKGVFLDKGKFRAKIKTNGTQRFLGSYRTAEAAAVAYDKAAVVAFGEYAMTNSQMGLLAA; encoded by the coding sequence ATGACAGCAGCAAATCCAATCCCGTTCTCAATCGAGGAACTGGAATCAATCTTCACCCTTGACCGGGAGAACGGTCGCCTTATCCGCATGAATCCCATTCAACGACGGAAGGACAGGGAGGACTTCAAAGCAGATTACCGATACGTCAGTATCGACGGGACTCAGTACTTCGAGCACCGCTTGATCTGGATGCTGGCTAATGTCCAGCACATCCCTCCCGGTATGGATGTGGACCACATCAATCGGGATAAGTTAGACAACAGACCCGAGAATCTTCGGCTTGCAACTACTGCGCAAAACCGGGCGAATATAGGAAAGCAGCGCAATAACAGTACTGGCTTCAAGGGTGTATTCCTTGATAAGGGGAAGTTCCGGGCCAAGATCAAGACCAACGGCACCCAGCGATTCCTTGGCTCCTATCGCACCGCAGAAGCCGCAGCAGTAGCGTACGACAAAGCAGCTGTTGTGGCTTTCGGTGAGTATGCAATGACAAACTCCCAGATGGGACTACTAGCAGCATAG